TTAATATGAGAGAGCAAAGCAAAAAGGTCGTTGAGTGCCACAAAATGCTGAGATTGCTGTTACCCATATTTTTCAATTTATCGGTCGGAAAATAAAAATCTGCCAAAACATGACTCAATAGAAACAGACTTATAATCAATATTTCAGACATTTTCCCCATTTCCTTATACCAATGTAAAAAATAAATAATAAATTCCAGAGATTATCATCATCAACAATAAACTGTAGCGTTTATTTTTTGCCAATGAGCGTTTTTATGCCCATTTTTCTTCTAAAAAACGCTTGATCACTTTTTGACTATGCTCAATCTCTTTGAAAAGTGCTTTTTGTAAAGTCACACTGACAGCACTCTGACTGATTTTTAGTTTTTCTGCTACTTTATATTGAGAGCCAAGCTCTTTGTATAAACCGACAACCTCCTGTTGTCTTTTTGTTTGTGACTGTGTACAAGCTTCTGTAAACAGGATTAAGGCATTGATCAATTCATCCTCAGGAGAATCCGAAAAAAAACATATTGATGGTTTTTTTAATTTGGCTTTTTCAACCATTTTCCTCGCATACCAATACGCTGGACCATCCGATCCAATCGCTACCGTTTTAGAGAAACTCGTTTCCATTGAGCCGACGCCGATACCAAACACCAGATCCACCGGTTTCATTTTTTCCTTGATAAAATCTATAACGTCAAAACATATACTCGGAGTATATAATAATCCCTGAAATTCGTCCCCCAGCGTTATTGTAAAGTACGAGGCTATATAAGCGTCATATTGATCATTGGCCATTTGTATTACAGATTGAAACTGTTCCTGAACCTTTTTTCGGTTTTTGATGTTTTTGGAACCTACGATATCACCAATTATTGCACAATAATTCATAAGAGAGCTCCTTACTTGTCCGATCTTTATCCATGTTTCCGACTATTATTTTATCACATACGCACAATGTTGTGATTTTGATCTCACTATCCATCTGTGGATTATAGGAACAATAAAAAGGAGCGAGATAAACCATAATGTATTGAGGGAGAGTCTCGTATAAAGAGAGTGATGTATATGCCACTCTTATATATACCACTCTATTAGCTGTCCAAAAATCATACATTGTTAGTTTCTAGGTACCGCAAAAGGTTCGGTAAGGACGATCTGACGGTTCAGGCAATGTGGTGTACTCCTCCTGTTCAGGAGAGTGTGCGTACGGTTGTGAAAGAACGTTTAAAAGCCGCTCCAGCACGCTATAGTCTCCCTGATTCACTGCCGCTTCTAGTGCCTCTTCTACCCGGTGGTTACGTGAAATGACGGCAGGATTAGAGTGACGCATCAACTGCTGCGAGGCGTCCTTCGATTCAGGCTGCCTGTCTCGTCTCGCCTGCCACTGTTTTTGCCACTCTGCAAATTCTGTAGTCTGAAAAGGGCCGCATCCTCCAGCTTTTCAAAAGTTAATGCACGAAAGGTATTCGTATAGTCCGCACGATGCTTGTGCATCATACTGAGAAGTCCCTCAATTAAGGATTCATCCTCTGGTTCTTCATTAAAAATTCCCAGTTTTGCTCTCATGCCCGCGAGCCAATAGCGGCGGAAATGCTTAGTAAAGTCTGAAATCGCATCCTGGGCTATTTGGACGGCCTGCTCCTGATTGTCATGCAGCAACGGCAATAACGCTTCAGCGAATCTGGCCAGATTCCACAAAGCCATTGGCGGCTGATTTCCATAGGCGTAGCGACCGTGAATGTCAATGGAACTGAACACGGTTTCCGGGTCATAAGTATCCATGAAAGCACAAGGACCATAATCAATCGTTTCTCCGCTGATGGCCATGTTATCGGTGTTCATCACACCGTGGATAAAACCGACCAGCTGCCATTTGGCGATGAGCTCGGCCTGACGTCTGACTACTTCCTTAAGCAGCGAAAGATATCGATTCTCATCCGCTTCAATATCGGGAAGATGTCTTTGTAACGTATAATCAGCGAGTGTTCGGAGTTCCTCAATGGTGCCCCAATTTGCAACGTATTGAAAAGTGCCGACACGCAGATGACTGGCAGCTACACGGGTCAGAATGGCACCGGGCAGGTCGGTTTCGCGGATGACTGACTCACCGGTTGTCACCACGGCTAGACTGCGAGTGGTCGGAATGCCAAGTGCGTGCATCGCTTCGCTAATTAAGTATTCGCGCAGCATCGGCCCCAGTGCCGCCCGGCCATCCCCACCCCGGGAATATGGTGTTCTGCCTGAACCCTTTAGCTGAATATCAAAACGCTCGCCTTGGGGTGTCATTTGCTCGCCAAGCAGCACGGCCCGTCCGTCCCCTAACATCGTAAAATGCCCGAATTGGTGTCCTGCATATGCTTGTGCAAGCGGTACAGCCCCTTCCGGAATCTTGTTTCCAGCAAATGCCGCTACGCCGTCTTCCGTCCTCAGTGCAGCGGGATTCAAACCTAGGGACGTTGCTAACGAATCATTGAGAATAATCAACTTCGGCGCGCGTACAGGGGTTGGGTTGACAAGGCTGAAAAATGATTCCGGCAGACGGGCATAACTGTTGTCAAAATTCCATCCTGTTTCTGTTATTGCTCCCTTTGTACTTTTGGCAACAAAATGAGTGGCATAACGCTGTTCAATGTCTGGGTTACAGGATAAGTCAGCTTTTCATGCAACTGAGGGGTGTCATGGGAGATTTACTCAAACTGGATGCAGGCATTATCGTCGATTTCCAGTTTTATGCGGATATGTGGTCCATACTGGGAGGATTTTCGCTTGGTGTTCTGCTGATTAGTATTGCCGGTTATGCGGGCGGATTGGGCTGGGCAGCGCTTCTCGGATGGTTCGCGATCAAGCTGAGGAGCCAATCCGCTTAAAAGGTCAATTTAAAGTAAAATGGAAACCATTCAGTAAGTTACCCGTTGAAAAAAATGGTGAGTTCAAATATATGCATGTGCAAATTTCACCACAAGAAAGAGATAACCGGCAAGTTGCTGCCCAATTCATTCAAACATCAGATGCCCAAAGTTCACGGGAATGGGTTACTGGAGGTGAAAAAGTGAGAGATCATCGTCTATCTGAACGTCATCGAGTTGAAAAAACGGGGAATTTCGTTTTCCTCAACTCCTAGTCTGTCGGCGGCCACGTCCGAAAGGATCATTTCACCCGCTGCCAGCTTTTCCGGAAGGAGGGCTGCCCCTGTGGGATCAAAAGCTTGAGCTAAGTCGTGGGAAAAACCAAAAATGTAGACAGATGACAACGAATTCGGTTGGTGTCAAGGCTAATTCACGACCATGCAGGATCACCCGGTGTTCATCCCTCAGGATACGCAGCTCGCCCCGTTCCAGAACGCCCTGTTTGGCTTGTGAAGCTGCAGCGGAGGAAGTGCCCCTGGCCACGGGATGTGGGACATGGCCGTCAGGCTGCACACGCTGTAAAATCACCTTAATGCGGGTGGCCAGTTCTCTGAGTGAAAAAGGCTTGGTTATATAGTCATCGGCCCCCAATTCCAGCCCTAACAGTTTATCAATTTCATCTGTTTTAGCAGTCAAAAATATAATGGGTACCGTCGATCGGGCACGAATCTCCCGGCATACTTCCAGACCATCTCTCTCAGGAAGCATCCAATCCAGAGTCACCATATCAAAAGGCTGGTGAGTTGTGAAAATTTGCATCGCTTGTAATCCGTCCTCCGCAGGGTACACTTCCCATCCTTCCCGGCGAAAATAGTGGCATATATTATCCATGATTTTCGCTTCATCTTCCACGACGAGCATCTTCAACACTGGTCACCTCTGTGTTTATTGATTTATCTTTGTATGTTCGACGCGGATGCTCTGTTTCCTCCAGCCCTGCTGTTATTTCTGAAGCATCACCTATGTAAACGTATGTACTATGTAAGATGAAAGAATCATTCCAAAAAAGAACTCAAGGATTGTTACCCTGAGTTCTTTGTGAAAGAAATGGATAATAATGTTTGACGCGTTATGTTAATAAGGAGAAATTCTTCTCATTTTCATACATTTGCTGCAACAACTTTTTCTAATCTCGCTATTCTTTGGTCAGCATCAGGATGACTAGCAGCTAAATTTGCCCACAGTCCTTTTCCGGAACTTTGATCATGTTGGCTCAGGCTATCCAATACTGATATCAAGTGCTCACCATAGCCACAGCGACGTGCAAAATCATCGGCAAAATATTCATTTTGCCGGTTTGAATGCATGACAAGAAGAGTTCCAATTTTTGTCCATATCCAAATTAAACCCACCAGAATTAGGTCAACAAATATTGTGATAATAATCGGGGCTAAGCTTCTATAAACAGCACCTGCCATAAAGCCAATGATATAGAATATTATACGATAAATAACAAAAATAGTTGCCACAATCAAATTTCCAACCGAAATGAATAATATGAGATCCGTATCCTTCTTTGACAAGTGGCCAAATTCATGAGCTAAAGTTGCTTTGATTTGCTCATCTGAATATTGTAAGAATCCTTTTGTCACACAGATTGTTTTTCTGCCAGTAGCAAAGGCGTTAGGCTCATTATCATTGGAAATAAATAGCTTCACATCTTGTGGAATAGATGGATCCAAAGCTCTAGCTCTTTCCTTTACTTCTTCAAATAGTGGCTGTAGTCTTTCAATATGCTCTCGCCTTACAAGTGGCTTACAACCGAGTTGCTTACGAAGAACCCATTCACCTACAGGAGATAGGGCAATTGTGAGAGAGAGTGCGTAAATGAATAAACCGGTAACTATACCTTGAGGATGGTCAAAACCACCGAAAAGAAAAATAACAAGAAGTATATTGAGTATGAGATAAATCCCTGCTCCCACATTTCTCTTTTCGATTAGAGTTCTTACAAAATCGGCTACATACATTTTTTCAAAACCTCCTGTCAATTAGACTCTGTCCCTAACTTAGACTAATACTTGATATTTTTAGATAAATACAGGACATCAAAATACAAGACATCAAATTGGTAGCTATGTTACCCTCCTTTTCTTTCCGGCTATTCAGGAAAGCACACGAATTTTTATGGAATATCAAGTACCTTCACTATTAATATCGGTTCTTCATAAATATATTTTAGTCATGCCAAATTTCGGGATCAGGTTAGTATGATAATAAGCTATTTCTACACT
This window of the Caldalkalibacillus uzonensis genome carries:
- a CDS encoding SatD family protein, with product MNYCAIIGDIVGSKNIKNRKKVQEQFQSVIQMANDQYDAYIASYFTITLGDEFQGLLYTPSICFDVIDFIKEKMKPVDLVFGIGVGSMETSFSKTVAIGSDGPAYWYARKMVEKAKLKKPSICFFSDSPEDELINALILFTEACTQSQTKRQQEVVGLYKELGSQYKVAEKLKISQSAVSVTLQKALFKEIEHSQKVIKRFLEEKWA
- a CDS encoding response regulator transcription factor, yielding MLVVEDEAKIMDNICHYFRREGWEVYPAEDGLQAMQIFTTHQPFDMVTLDWMLPERDGLEVCREIRARSTVPIIFLTAKTDEIDKLLGLELGADDYITKPFSLRELATRIKVILQRVQPDGHVPHPVARGTSSAAASQAKQGVLERGELRILRDEHRVILHGRELALTPTEFVVICLHFWFFPRLSSSF
- a CDS encoding zinc metalloprotease HtpX; protein product: MYVADFVRTLIEKRNVGAGIYLILNILLVIFLFGGFDHPQGIVTGLFIYALSLTIALSPVGEWVLRKQLGCKPLVRREHIERLQPLFEEVKERARALDPSIPQDVKLFISNDNEPNAFATGRKTICVTKGFLQYSDEQIKATLAHEFGHLSKKDTDLILFISVGNLIVATIFVIYRIIFYIIGFMAGAVYRSLAPIIITIFVDLILVGLIWIWTKIGTLLVMHSNRQNEYFADDFARRCGYGEHLISVLDSLSQHDQSSGKGLWANLAASHPDADQRIARLEKVVAANV